In Microbacterium pumilum, the following proteins share a genomic window:
- the purL gene encoding phosphoribosylformylglycinamidine synthase subunit PurL, translating to MSSGTRFCIRPILELSRVTTPSQTTAARPAADTVDNAAATPEKEQPYAALGLKPDEYARIREILGRRPTSGELAMYSVMWSEHCSYKSSKIYLRQFGEKVSDEMKTRLMVGMGQNAGVVDIGEGWAVTFKVESHNHPSYIEPFQGAATGVGGIVRDIISMGARPVAVMDQLRFGAIDHPDTARVVHGVVSGISFYGNCLGLPNIGGETVFDAVYQGNPLVNALAVGVLRHEDLKLANASGAGNQVVLFGARTGGDGIGGASILASDSFDSTGPTKRPAVQVGDPFAEKVLIECCLELYQRELVEAIQDLGAAGISCATSELAANGGSGMRVDLEKVLLRDPTLTPEEILMSESQERMMAIVAPEKLDAFLAVVEKWDVETSVLGEVTGDGRLKIFWHGEQIVDVDPSTVAVDGPVYERPVAYPTWIDALRDDSAAALVRDVDADTLRRQFTQLVASPNLADTSWVTNQYDYFVMGNTALSFPDDAGMIRVDEHSGLGFAIATDCNGRFCQLDPYEGAKLALAEAYRNVAVTGAVPTAVTDCLNFGSPENPEVMWQFSRAVEGLSDGCLELGIPVTGGNVSFYNQTGDQPIFPTPVVGVLGIIDDVARRVPSGWQDPGENIYLLGVTSAELSGSAWAGTVHGHLGGRPPAVDLAHEKRLAGLLHAASLQSLVSSAHDLSSGGLAQALAEAVMRFGVGARVWLTELMDRDGVDAASALFSESTGRVIVSVPREDDVKFRGLCEGRGYPVLRIGVTDAAADGDEPALEVQGLFTVPLAELRGLSRSTLPAAFGPTVVEPA from the coding sequence ATGTCGTCCGGCACCCGATTCTGCATCCGCCCGATCCTGGAGCTCAGCCGCGTGACCACCCCCTCTCAGACCACCGCGGCGCGACCTGCCGCCGACACCGTCGACAATGCGGCGGCGACGCCCGAGAAGGAGCAGCCGTACGCGGCGCTCGGACTCAAACCCGACGAGTATGCCCGCATCCGCGAGATCCTCGGTCGGCGCCCCACCAGCGGCGAGCTGGCGATGTACTCGGTGATGTGGTCGGAGCACTGCTCCTACAAGTCGAGCAAGATCTACCTCCGCCAGTTCGGCGAGAAGGTGTCGGATGAGATGAAGACCCGCCTGATGGTGGGCATGGGCCAGAACGCCGGCGTCGTCGACATCGGCGAGGGCTGGGCCGTCACGTTCAAGGTCGAGTCCCACAATCACCCCAGCTACATCGAGCCGTTCCAGGGCGCTGCGACCGGTGTCGGCGGCATCGTGCGCGACATCATCTCCATGGGCGCCCGGCCGGTGGCCGTCATGGACCAGCTACGCTTCGGCGCCATCGACCATCCCGACACCGCGCGCGTCGTCCACGGCGTCGTGAGCGGCATCTCGTTCTACGGCAACTGCCTCGGCCTGCCGAACATCGGCGGCGAGACCGTGTTCGACGCCGTCTACCAGGGCAACCCGCTGGTGAACGCCCTCGCGGTCGGTGTCCTCCGCCACGAAGACCTCAAGCTCGCGAACGCATCCGGCGCCGGCAACCAGGTCGTCCTGTTCGGAGCCCGCACCGGCGGGGACGGCATCGGCGGAGCATCCATTCTCGCATCCGACTCGTTCGACTCGACCGGCCCGACCAAGCGCCCGGCGGTGCAGGTCGGCGACCCGTTCGCCGAGAAGGTGCTCATCGAGTGCTGCCTCGAGCTCTACCAGCGTGAACTCGTCGAAGCGATCCAGGATCTCGGCGCCGCCGGCATCTCGTGCGCGACGAGCGAGCTGGCCGCGAACGGCGGCAGCGGCATGCGCGTCGACCTCGAGAAAGTGCTGCTTCGCGACCCCACGCTCACCCCCGAGGAGATCCTCATGAGCGAGAGCCAGGAGCGCATGATGGCGATCGTGGCTCCCGAGAAGCTCGACGCCTTCCTCGCGGTGGTCGAGAAGTGGGATGTCGAGACCAGCGTGCTGGGCGAGGTCACCGGCGACGGGCGCCTCAAGATCTTCTGGCACGGCGAGCAGATCGTGGATGTCGACCCCTCGACGGTCGCCGTCGACGGACCCGTCTACGAACGGCCCGTCGCGTACCCGACCTGGATCGACGCGCTGCGCGACGATTCCGCGGCCGCGCTGGTGCGCGACGTGGACGCCGATACGCTCCGCCGGCAGTTCACGCAGCTGGTCGCGAGCCCGAACCTCGCCGACACCTCGTGGGTGACGAACCAGTACGACTACTTCGTGATGGGCAACACCGCGCTGTCGTTCCCCGACGACGCCGGCATGATCCGCGTCGACGAGCACTCCGGCCTGGGCTTCGCGATCGCCACGGACTGCAACGGCCGGTTCTGCCAGCTCGACCCGTACGAGGGCGCGAAGCTCGCCCTGGCCGAGGCGTACCGCAACGTCGCCGTCACGGGGGCGGTGCCGACCGCGGTCACCGACTGCCTGAACTTCGGCAGCCCCGAGAACCCCGAAGTGATGTGGCAGTTCTCGCGCGCGGTCGAGGGACTGTCGGACGGATGCCTCGAGCTCGGCATCCCGGTCACCGGCGGCAACGTCTCGTTCTACAACCAGACCGGCGACCAGCCGATCTTCCCGACCCCGGTGGTCGGCGTGCTCGGGATCATCGACGACGTCGCCCGTCGCGTGCCGTCGGGGTGGCAGGATCCGGGTGAGAACATCTACCTCCTGGGCGTGACATCGGCCGAGCTCAGCGGATCCGCCTGGGCGGGCACGGTGCACGGGCACCTGGGCGGCCGCCCGCCCGCGGTCGACCTCGCACACGAGAAGCGTCTCGCCGGGCTGCTGCACGCGGCATCCCTGCAGTCACTCGTCTCGAGCGCCCACGACCTGTCGTCGGGCGGACTCGCCCAGGCACTCGCCGAAGCGGTCATGCGGTTCGGAGTCGGCGCGCGAGTGTGGCTCACCGAGCTGATGGACCGTGACGGGGTGGATGCCGCATCCGCCCTGTTCTCGGAGTCCACCGGACGCGTCATCGTGTCGGTTCCCCGTGAGGATGACGTGAAGTTCCGCGGGCTGTGCGAGGGCCGTGGCTACCCGGTGCTGCGGATCGGCGTGACCGATGCCGCCGCTGATGGGGATGAGCCGGCGCTCGAGGTGCAGGGCCTGTTCACGGTGCCGCTCGCCGAACTGCGCGGCCTGTCACGCTCGACGCTGCCCGCGGCCTTCGGGCCGACGGTCGTCGAACCCGCCTGA
- a CDS encoding toxin-antitoxin system HicB family antitoxin, translating into MQISSHIEALQRQLLSAAAAGGPETEEVAGRLAAALEAAARLAILDALTDAAGEISRDLAPGSVDVRLRGRDVEFAVTSPAVIEAAPVDRTAPTATARQPSAADAVDDAEDASTSRTTLRLPDALKLRAEAAAASEGVSLNTWLVRAIGTALEPKPDQPASRSSQYSGWVR; encoded by the coding sequence ATGCAGATCTCATCACACATCGAGGCGCTGCAGCGCCAACTGCTGTCCGCGGCCGCGGCGGGCGGGCCGGAGACCGAAGAGGTCGCGGGCCGCCTGGCCGCCGCTCTCGAGGCGGCCGCGCGGTTGGCGATCCTCGACGCGTTGACCGACGCGGCCGGTGAGATCTCGCGAGACCTCGCTCCAGGCTCGGTCGACGTGCGCCTGCGGGGACGCGACGTCGAGTTCGCCGTCACCTCACCCGCCGTGATCGAGGCCGCTCCGGTGGATCGGACCGCTCCCACGGCGACCGCCCGGCAGCCTTCGGCCGCTGACGCCGTGGACGACGCGGAGGATGCGTCGACGTCGCGCACGACCCTCCGACTGCCCGACGCGTTGAAGCTCCGCGCCGAGGCAGCCGCCGCGAGCGAGGGCGTATCGCTCAACACGTGGCTCGTGCGGGCGATCGGCACGGCGCTCGAGCCCAAGCCGGACCAGCCCGCGTCGCGGTCTTCGCAGTACTCCGGATGGGTGCGCTGA
- a CDS encoding DUF4097 family beta strand repeat-containing protein codes for MTVYPVAGPASCRIEVQMGRVEVIAEQRDDVSVEIAPANPRRSGDRSAAEGVRVTHAGADVSIIGPYRLNLFGPGDSVEVVVRVPEASDASVSVKYGSTHLSGSLGTVRLALDYGDATIERAGRADLGLGHGELRVENISGDADVTLKSGRARIRHVGGALRLKGSDAGIDVGTVVGMADIATSSGVVQLGDPGPALTVRSAYGPVRIRELTRGAARIEASYGAVTLGVRRGTPVWLDASSRHGIVRNDLSADPGPADGEDTLEVHARTGYGDISLHRASPGAAESL; via the coding sequence ATGACCGTCTATCCGGTCGCCGGCCCCGCCTCGTGCCGCATCGAGGTGCAGATGGGTCGCGTCGAGGTCATCGCCGAACAGCGCGACGACGTGAGTGTCGAGATCGCACCTGCGAATCCGCGCCGCTCGGGTGATCGGAGTGCCGCAGAGGGGGTTCGGGTCACGCACGCCGGCGCCGACGTCAGCATCATCGGACCGTACCGGCTGAATCTGTTCGGGCCGGGCGACTCGGTCGAGGTCGTGGTGCGCGTGCCAGAGGCGTCCGATGCGTCGGTGTCGGTGAAGTACGGCTCGACGCACCTCTCGGGAAGCCTCGGCACCGTGCGACTGGCCCTCGACTACGGCGATGCCACCATCGAGCGCGCGGGGCGCGCCGATCTCGGGCTCGGTCACGGCGAGCTTCGCGTCGAGAACATTTCGGGCGACGCGGATGTGACGCTCAAGTCGGGGCGGGCCCGCATCCGTCATGTCGGCGGGGCGCTGCGGCTCAAAGGCTCGGATGCCGGCATCGACGTCGGCACGGTCGTCGGCATGGCCGACATCGCCACGTCGAGCGGCGTCGTGCAGCTGGGCGACCCCGGTCCGGCGCTGACGGTGCGATCCGCCTACGGACCCGTCCGCATCCGCGAGCTCACACGCGGCGCCGCGCGCATCGAGGCCTCGTATGGCGCGGTGACCCTCGGGGTGCGCCGAGGGACGCCGGTCTGGCTCGACGCATCGAGCAGGCATGGCATCGTGCGCAACGACCTGTCGGCCGACCCCGGACCCGCCGACGGCGAAGACACCCTCGAGGTGCACGCCCGCACCGGCTACGGCGACATCAGCCTGCATCGCGCGTCACCCGGAGCCGCCGAGAGTCTCTGA